From Candidatus Binatia bacterium, one genomic window encodes:
- a CDS encoding NAD(P)H-binding protein, producing the protein MEEPTRRGEERNILLTGATGFVGGAVYPALVAAGWDVRCATRDGERAAAQWPSRNWVTADVADRDSTVRALEGCDSALYLVHGMATASGDFHRAEVAQAETFLRAAEDAGVRRIVYLGGVTAPSSDASAHLRSRRDVGETLRSGSVSAIELRASMIIGHGSLSWLIVRDLAARLPVMVLPRWLKSRTEPVAINDVVVAVLGALDLVVDGSEWFGVPGPEVLSGREILERTADVLGRPRPIMIEVPFLTPKLSSHWVRFVTRAEWSVAREIVVGLKEDLLADDARFWERIGHTSLQDFDEAARRTISDEKREGPIRGPWGIIERLLLAAPGQAT; encoded by the coding sequence ATGGAAGAGCCGACCAGGCGAGGCGAGGAACGAAACATACTGCTCACCGGAGCTACCGGTTTCGTGGGTGGTGCCGTCTACCCGGCACTCGTCGCCGCGGGCTGGGACGTGCGCTGCGCGACGCGAGACGGGGAACGCGCAGCCGCGCAGTGGCCCAGCCGCAACTGGGTGACCGCCGACGTCGCAGATCGGGACTCGACGGTACGCGCCCTCGAAGGATGCGACAGCGCTCTGTACCTCGTGCACGGAATGGCGACGGCGAGCGGCGACTTCCACCGAGCGGAGGTCGCCCAGGCCGAGACGTTCCTGCGCGCCGCCGAGGACGCCGGGGTGCGCCGCATCGTCTACCTCGGAGGTGTCACAGCCCCGAGCTCCGATGCCTCCGCACATCTTCGCAGTAGGCGGGACGTGGGCGAGACCCTGCGTTCGGGAAGCGTGAGCGCCATCGAGCTGCGCGCGAGCATGATCATCGGCCACGGCAGCCTCAGCTGGCTCATCGTGCGAGATCTCGCAGCGAGACTCCCCGTTATGGTCTTGCCGCGCTGGCTGAAGTCGCGCACCGAGCCGGTGGCAATCAACGACGTCGTCGTCGCCGTCCTCGGCGCGCTCGACTTGGTCGTCGACGGGAGCGAATGGTTCGGGGTGCCCGGCCCGGAGGTCCTCTCGGGTCGCGAAATCCTCGAGCGCACGGCGGACGTGCTCGGCCGCCCGCGACCGATCATGATCGAGGTTCCGTTTCTGACGCCGAAGCTCTCGTCTCACTGGGTCCGCTTCGTCACGCGCGCCGAGTGGTCAGTGGCGCGCGAGATCGTCGTGGGGCTCAAGGAAGACCTCCTCGCCGACGATGCGCGCTTCTGGGAGAGGATAGGCCACACCAGCCTGCAAGACTTCGACGAAGCCGCGCGTCGCACGATCTCTGACGAGAAGCGCGAAGGGCCCATACGCGGCCCGTGGGGCATCATCGAGCGCCTGCTTCTGGCGGCGCCGGGGCAGGCCACTTGA
- a CDS encoding sulfatase-like hydrolase/transferase, whose translation MKKITRVALKVTLVLALLLGAAWLNRSALVLTAVGIAMDMGGSVGPNVAVEWQAGEPDAGAPGERPPNIVLILADDLGWNDLTFGGGGVAGGTVPTPRIDSIAAEGASFVNGYAANGTCAPSRAALMSGRYGTRFGFEFTPTPPGMGTVVGMLAGESSDRLRPGMPGDGGESLAYEDMGMPASEITIAELLKAQGYHTAHIGKWHLGRSNGMAPEDQGFDESLLMVSGLYQQEDDPQVVNAKQNFDPIDRFLWAGMRYAASFNGSEAFEPGGYLTDYYTDEAVKMIEANKDRPFFLYLAHWAPHTPLQASKEDYDALSHVELHRERVYAAMIRALDRGVGQVLDALRENGLEDNTIVIFTSDNGGAGYIGLPDVNDPYRGWKITLFEGGIHVPYFVKWPGKIAPGTTVDEPVHHFDVYATAAAAAGAALPTDRKMDGVDLVPFARGEAQGAPHDALFWRSGASRSALVDGWKLNVSDPPGRSWLFDLRSDPTEQHDLSAERPEKLAELQVALAAHNAEQQPSRWPSGGSFAINIDKDLSIPDAADDEYIYWSN comes from the coding sequence GTGAAAAAGATCACAAGAGTCGCTCTCAAAGTCACACTGGTTCTCGCACTCCTACTCGGTGCGGCGTGGTTGAATCGCTCCGCCCTGGTGTTGACCGCGGTCGGGATCGCCATGGACATGGGCGGTTCCGTGGGACCCAACGTTGCGGTCGAGTGGCAGGCCGGAGAGCCGGACGCGGGTGCGCCCGGGGAGCGGCCGCCGAACATCGTCCTGATTCTCGCCGACGATCTCGGGTGGAACGACCTGACCTTCGGCGGCGGGGGTGTTGCCGGAGGGACCGTTCCGACGCCGCGAATCGATTCCATCGCTGCGGAGGGCGCGAGCTTCGTGAACGGCTACGCGGCCAATGGGACGTGTGCGCCGTCGCGCGCTGCTTTGATGTCGGGGCGCTACGGCACGCGGTTTGGATTTGAGTTCACGCCGACGCCTCCGGGCATGGGTACGGTCGTCGGAATGCTCGCCGGCGAGTCGTCGGATCGATTGCGCCCAGGGATGCCGGGAGACGGCGGCGAGTCGCTCGCTTACGAGGACATGGGCATGCCTGCCTCTGAGATTACGATCGCGGAACTCCTGAAGGCGCAGGGCTACCACACGGCGCACATCGGGAAGTGGCATCTCGGACGGAGCAACGGAATGGCGCCGGAGGATCAGGGCTTCGACGAGAGCCTCCTCATGGTCAGCGGTCTCTACCAGCAGGAGGACGACCCGCAGGTGGTGAACGCTAAGCAGAACTTCGATCCGATCGATCGATTCCTGTGGGCGGGAATGCGGTATGCCGCGAGCTTCAATGGCAGCGAGGCGTTCGAGCCCGGCGGGTATCTCACGGACTACTACACCGATGAGGCCGTCAAGATGATCGAGGCAAACAAGGATCGCCCGTTCTTCCTCTACCTCGCGCATTGGGCTCCCCACACGCCACTTCAGGCCTCGAAGGAAGACTACGATGCGCTTTCTCACGTCGAGCTGCACCGCGAGCGCGTGTACGCGGCGATGATTCGGGCTCTCGATCGTGGTGTCGGACAGGTTCTGGACGCGCTGCGCGAGAACGGGCTCGAGGACAACACGATTGTGATTTTCACGTCGGACAACGGCGGCGCCGGTTACATTGGTCTGCCCGACGTCAACGATCCCTATCGGGGCTGGAAGATCACCCTCTTCGAGGGCGGCATTCACGTGCCGTACTTCGTGAAGTGGCCGGGGAAGATCGCGCCCGGAACGACTGTCGACGAACCGGTACACCACTTCGACGTCTACGCCACGGCGGCCGCGGCCGCGGGTGCGGCCCTTCCCACCGATCGGAAGATGGACGGGGTGGATCTCGTTCCCTTCGCACGGGGAGAGGCGCAGGGAGCACCGCACGACGCGCTCTTCTGGCGCAGCGGTGCCTCAAGGAGCGCGCTCGTCGATGGGTGGAAGCTGAACGTCAGCGACCCGCCCGGGCGGAGCTGGCTCTTCGATCTGCGGTCCGACCCCACGGAGCAGCACGATCTTTCTGCCGAGCGTCCGGAGAAACTTGCGGAGTTGCAGGTCGCGCTCGCGGCTCACAACGCGGAGCAGCAGCCTTCCCGCTGGCCCTCGGGCGGATCATTCGCGATCAACATCGACAAGGACCTGTCGATCCCCGACGCGGCGGACGACGAATACATCTACTGGTCGAACTGA
- a CDS encoding SRPBCC family protein: MTSQIENAVEVLVSVTVARPRAAVWKVLADVQRQPEWMRDALSIEMLTDGPMGVGSRMKVPTQIGIFRTTDIMEVTAYEPPERWTVVHRGLVTGEGTFTLRESDSGESTHVGWRERLAAPLGPLGRWGMTFVRPLLRRQFQSDLDRFRALCES; this comes from the coding sequence GTGACCTCTCAGATCGAGAACGCGGTGGAAGTCCTCGTTTCCGTCACCGTCGCCCGTCCGAGAGCGGCCGTGTGGAAGGTGCTGGCAGACGTACAGCGTCAGCCCGAATGGATGCGCGACGCGCTATCGATCGAGATGCTGACGGACGGGCCGATGGGAGTCGGCAGCCGCATGAAGGTCCCCACGCAGATCGGGATCTTTCGCACGACCGACATCATGGAGGTGACCGCGTACGAGCCCCCGGAGCGATGGACGGTCGTCCATCGAGGGCTCGTCACGGGCGAGGGCACGTTCACCCTGCGCGAGAGCGATTCCGGCGAATCCACCCATGTGGGATGGCGCGAACGCCTCGCCGCGCCCCTCGGACCACTGGGCCGTTGGGGCATGACGTTCGTCCGCCCCCTCCTCCGGCGCCAATTCCAGAGCGACCTGGACCGGTTTCGGGCTCTCTGCGAGTCGTAG
- a CDS encoding FAD-dependent oxidoreductase, protein MSHRIVIVGAGFAGLSAALELPDSCDVTVISDRPWCEFLPNIHEILSSQKRPEDLRIDASARVEEAGHRFVQDEVVEIDRGRRVVRGLSSGTHAYDGLIVAVGGVNATHGVSGADRWAMPFKSVADCEQIGTRLRALHRRSPRARVTVVGGGLEGVEALGEILRAFPRFRIRVVEAGSRLLSAGPASLDRTVRKECAAFDVGFEMESRVDEVGRERVTLSSGVAVDSEVTIWTGGPTGAPLLNSAGLAPRAGAWAPVAATLESSDAEGVFLAGDAAALGEPIAKQAYHAMDMGVCAARNAMRRLDGRVLERFVPAEKPMLVSLGHLGCFLVQGRWALFGPGISMAKEAVFQLVTAQLAPPSGVDSTVAAWRRLSGAFPEPGWPSVPAVWNALRGALDVRVLAPEEGACTSSPNAP, encoded by the coding sequence ATGAGCCATCGGATCGTCATCGTCGGGGCTGGATTCGCGGGCCTTTCCGCGGCGCTCGAGTTGCCGGATTCCTGCGACGTCACGGTGATCTCCGATCGACCCTGGTGCGAATTTCTGCCCAACATCCACGAGATTCTGTCCTCACAGAAGCGCCCCGAGGATTTGCGGATAGACGCCTCCGCCCGGGTCGAGGAGGCCGGGCATCGATTCGTGCAGGACGAAGTCGTCGAGATCGATCGGGGCCGCCGCGTAGTCCGCGGCCTTTCTTCGGGAACGCATGCCTATGATGGATTGATCGTCGCGGTCGGCGGAGTGAACGCGACTCATGGGGTCTCGGGCGCCGATCGATGGGCGATGCCGTTCAAGTCCGTGGCCGACTGTGAGCAGATTGGCACTCGGCTGCGCGCGCTCCACCGCAGATCTCCCAGGGCGCGAGTTACGGTCGTGGGGGGAGGGCTCGAAGGCGTCGAAGCCCTGGGCGAGATCCTGCGCGCGTTTCCCCGATTCCGGATCCGCGTCGTCGAAGCGGGGTCGCGCCTGCTCTCTGCGGGTCCCGCGAGCCTGGACCGGACGGTGCGTAAAGAATGCGCGGCGTTCGATGTCGGTTTCGAGATGGAGTCGCGCGTGGACGAGGTCGGTCGGGAACGGGTCACGCTCTCCTCGGGCGTGGCGGTGGACAGCGAGGTGACGATCTGGACGGGAGGGCCCACGGGCGCGCCCCTCCTGAACTCGGCCGGCCTCGCGCCGCGCGCAGGCGCCTGGGCGCCCGTCGCCGCGACCCTCGAGAGCTCCGATGCCGAAGGCGTGTTCCTCGCCGGCGATGCGGCTGCGCTTGGGGAACCGATCGCGAAGCAGGCCTACCACGCGATGGACATGGGCGTCTGCGCCGCGAGGAACGCCATGCGTCGGCTCGATGGTAGGGTGCTCGAACGGTTCGTGCCGGCCGAGAAACCGATGCTCGTTTCTCTCGGCCACTTGGGGTGCTTTCTCGTGCAGGGCCGTTGGGCGCTGTTTGGCCCAGGGATCTCGATGGCGAAGGAGGCGGTTTTCCAGTTGGTCACGGCCCAGTTGGCGCCACCGAGCGGGGTCGATTCGACGGTTGCCGCCTGGAGGCGTCTGAGCGGAGCGTTTCCCGAGCCAGGCTGGCCGAGCGTGCCGGCGGTCTGGAACGCTCTGCGCGGAGCGCTCGACGTGCGCGTGCTGGCTCCGGAGGAGGGCGCATGCACGTCATCACCGAATGCGCCTTGA
- a CDS encoding TonB-dependent receptor — protein MTIRIGVVGILACSFSLILSATAAVGQNRAGPGFVESIETEGDPATGIDMEEDAAAAQAEQIESTGKVPTGLSGRRAKQVEEIVVSARRRAELLEDTPISVTAVNAETLVQAQVTKLPDLQYLVPNLQISQGRGGTGGALRIRGVGPTESGNPGVGTYIDGIFLQNGTAALLNVIDVQQVEVLRGPQGTLFGKNTLGGAVNFTTVAPSDELAGSAWLRAGSFGTVETRAMLSVPVKIGALEDKVFTRWSFASANSDGYTYNSGLDQYHNNRSALWFLGKVRVLPIEDLEINVNANYFQNKTNGAGGRCVEVQEADPSIRGLLLIANPNFFEKCNATKPFEFRTFSQMLYQDTNYGLWGNAQYSLGEVGVFDDLNVKLLGSWRKNKNRTREDIDLTEDLIIELTNINIGDVQGDPSRTTSSLVEGQVFGTALDGDISFIGGGFASWENNSLANVVRSNPPTLDYVGGFTVGPVERDESDWAFYGQAAWNLLEWLSLTGGIRYTSETRGVTRSTIFPLGGNPTATEPVVTSGGSDSQGFTEWTPMVSLQLTAPEDLLDTISLDHLMGYFTYSKGFSSGGFNAVVGSTGDVGGLIPFDPSTLDNYEIGFKTIGFDQRATFNLTLFYMDYQDIQVTQSESVFVPGQELPENVRLIVNASKATLKGIEAEVITRPIDGLLISGNIGVLDSEYGDFPDISALDAVSEINRQGETFNQVPEFTSYLAVQYSFGIDVGPTWLDGWLTPRLDWYYQTKVHNLQPEDTSGHVPGYNLLNARLSYDFLDDRAQVALWGRNLAAAEYFNTSGGTTGTFGYATQYFAPPISWGGEISYRFSAG, from the coding sequence ATGACGATTCGCATCGGCGTTGTTGGCATCCTCGCTTGTTCGTTTTCTCTCATTCTCTCCGCGACTGCGGCGGTCGGGCAGAACCGGGCCGGCCCCGGCTTCGTCGAAAGCATCGAGACCGAGGGCGACCCCGCCACCGGTATCGACATGGAGGAGGACGCGGCCGCCGCTCAGGCCGAGCAGATCGAGTCCACCGGCAAGGTGCCCACGGGCCTGTCTGGGCGCCGCGCCAAGCAGGTCGAAGAGATCGTCGTGAGCGCGCGACGACGCGCGGAGTTGCTCGAGGATACACCGATCTCCGTTACCGCCGTGAACGCAGAAACCCTGGTCCAAGCGCAGGTCACGAAGTTGCCTGACTTGCAGTACCTGGTTCCGAACCTTCAGATCTCACAAGGGCGCGGAGGCACCGGCGGCGCTCTGCGCATCCGCGGCGTGGGTCCCACCGAGTCGGGCAACCCCGGCGTCGGGACCTACATCGACGGCATCTTTCTGCAGAACGGCACCGCAGCCCTGTTGAACGTGATCGATGTGCAGCAGGTCGAAGTGCTGCGGGGGCCGCAGGGAACCTTGTTCGGAAAGAACACGCTCGGTGGCGCGGTGAACTTCACGACCGTGGCACCGTCCGATGAGCTGGCCGGCTCCGCGTGGCTTCGTGCCGGCAGCTTCGGCACCGTCGAGACGCGCGCGATGCTGAGCGTGCCGGTCAAGATCGGCGCGCTCGAGGACAAGGTCTTCACGCGCTGGTCCTTCGCCTCGGCCAACTCGGACGGATACACCTACAACTCCGGGCTCGACCAGTACCATAACAACCGGAGTGCCCTCTGGTTCCTAGGGAAGGTTCGCGTTCTTCCGATCGAGGATCTCGAGATCAACGTGAACGCGAACTACTTTCAGAACAAGACGAACGGCGCCGGCGGGCGCTGCGTGGAGGTGCAGGAGGCGGATCCGTCCATCCGCGGTCTCCTTCTCATCGCGAATCCGAACTTCTTCGAGAAGTGCAATGCAACGAAACCGTTCGAGTTTCGCACCTTCTCCCAGATGCTTTACCAGGACACGAACTATGGGCTGTGGGGCAACGCTCAGTACTCGCTCGGCGAGGTCGGCGTCTTCGACGACCTGAATGTGAAGCTGTTGGGCTCCTGGCGGAAGAACAAGAACCGTACGCGCGAAGACATCGACCTCACCGAAGACCTCATCATCGAGCTCACGAACATCAATATCGGAGACGTGCAGGGTGACCCGTCGAGGACGACATCGAGCCTGGTTGAGGGACAAGTGTTCGGGACGGCGCTCGACGGCGACATCAGCTTCATCGGTGGCGGGTTCGCGAGTTGGGAGAACAACAGCCTGGCGAACGTCGTCCGCTCGAACCCGCCCACGCTCGACTATGTCGGTGGGTTCACCGTGGGGCCGGTCGAGCGGGACGAGAGCGACTGGGCGTTTTATGGTCAGGCGGCGTGGAACTTGCTCGAATGGCTGAGCCTGACGGGCGGAATCCGATACACGAGCGAAACGCGCGGAGTCACGCGCTCGACCATCTTCCCGCTAGGAGGCAATCCCACCGCGACAGAGCCGGTCGTTACTTCTGGCGGCTCGGATAGCCAGGGCTTCACCGAGTGGACGCCGATGGTTAGCCTCCAGCTCACCGCCCCCGAGGATCTTCTCGACACGATCTCCCTCGATCACCTCATGGGCTATTTCACCTACTCGAAGGGCTTTTCGAGCGGCGGCTTCAACGCGGTGGTCGGGAGCACGGGTGACGTCGGCGGCTTGATCCCGTTCGATCCGTCAACGCTCGACAACTACGAGATCGGTTTCAAGACGATCGGCTTCGATCAGCGCGCTACTTTCAACCTCACTCTGTTCTACATGGACTACCAGGACATTCAGGTAACCCAGTCAGAGAGCGTGTTTGTGCCGGGGCAGGAGCTCCCCGAGAACGTGCGCCTCATCGTGAACGCTTCGAAGGCGACACTGAAGGGCATCGAGGCCGAAGTCATCACGCGCCCGATCGACGGCCTCCTCATCTCGGGCAACATCGGCGTCCTCGATTCCGAGTACGGTGACTTCCCCGACATCTCTGCGCTGGATGCGGTCAGCGAGATTAACCGGCAGGGAGAGACGTTCAACCAGGTCCCCGAGTTTACGAGCTACCTGGCGGTGCAGTACTCGTTCGGCATCGACGTCGGCCCGACTTGGCTCGACGGCTGGCTGACGCCGCGGCTGGATTGGTACTACCAGACGAAGGTGCACAACCTGCAGCCGGAGGACACGTCCGGGCACGTTCCCGGCTACAATCTGCTGAACGCTCGACTCTCATACGACTTCCTCGACGATCGCGCTCAGGTTGCCCTCTGGGGCCGGAATCTGGCCGCCGCCGAGTACTTCAACACGAGCGGTGGCACGACCGGGACCTTCGGGTACGCGACGCAGTACTTCGCACCGCCGATCTCGTGGGGCGGGGAGATCAGCTACCGGTTCTCGGCGGGCTGA
- a CDS encoding MFS transporter, translating to MKSSRLGPGRIVRYSLPSLVTSVTALPMALFVPAFYADDLGMPLASVGVAIALSRLLDVVTDPLIGKLSDRLRLPIGRRKPWMVLGLPLFSVSLWKVFVPDQAVTPAYLLGWSALLYLGFTMIDLPHRAWGAELSTDYDERSRITSWREGLSTAGQVLLLVVLVWLGTYGVKDAAEQLRSVALVVIVALPILTAVCVLTVPEGEPEGFAHEARSAWAGLALVARNPAFLRMMGCVLFFVSGVAIQGSLHRLVLADVMRDESRFTLMILLENVATLAGVPLWLAVSVRIGKHRALLAAALWIAVWSLPLVALREGDTTVMIAMVVIRGSSFASILFLANSIAADVIDVDTLVSGEQRTGLYFAVWGMVTKLSLALGVLLGTTLPAAFGYDPSSDVATLPVQAWLMAIYGGVPAILMAVGALFLRHFPITRERHDEVRIALEARRAAVGGRAGGGCVAMGDEK from the coding sequence GTGAAGTCGTCGCGCCTCGGCCCCGGGCGCATTGTGAGGTACTCGCTGCCGTCTCTCGTGACGTCTGTGACGGCTCTTCCGATGGCCTTGTTCGTCCCGGCCTTCTACGCGGACGACCTCGGCATGCCGCTCGCGTCCGTTGGCGTTGCGATCGCGCTCTCGCGCCTGCTCGACGTCGTCACCGACCCGCTAATCGGCAAGCTGAGCGACCGGCTCCGGCTTCCGATCGGCCGTCGCAAGCCATGGATGGTGCTCGGCCTGCCGCTCTTCTCCGTCTCACTATGGAAGGTCTTCGTTCCGGACCAGGCGGTGACCCCCGCCTATCTACTCGGTTGGTCGGCGCTGCTGTATCTCGGCTTCACGATGATCGACCTTCCGCACCGGGCCTGGGGGGCGGAGCTCTCCACCGACTACGACGAGCGTTCGCGCATCACCAGCTGGCGCGAAGGTCTGTCGACCGCTGGCCAGGTCCTCCTTCTCGTCGTCCTCGTCTGGCTCGGAACGTACGGCGTAAAGGACGCGGCCGAGCAACTCCGCAGCGTCGCGCTGGTGGTCATCGTAGCGCTCCCCATCCTGACCGCGGTCTGCGTCCTCACGGTGCCCGAGGGCGAGCCAGAGGGCTTTGCGCACGAGGCCCGGAGCGCTTGGGCCGGCCTCGCACTCGTCGCGCGCAATCCCGCGTTCCTTCGGATGATGGGCTGTGTGTTGTTCTTCGTCTCCGGTGTTGCCATCCAGGGGAGCCTCCACCGACTGGTTCTTGCCGACGTGATGCGCGACGAGTCCCGCTTCACCCTCATGATCTTGCTCGAGAACGTGGCGACGTTGGCAGGCGTTCCTCTTTGGCTCGCCGTATCGGTTCGTATCGGGAAGCACCGTGCCTTGCTGGCCGCGGCCCTGTGGATCGCGGTCTGGAGCCTCCCACTCGTGGCCCTGCGAGAGGGCGACACGACCGTGATGATCGCGATGGTCGTTATCCGTGGCAGCAGCTTCGCGTCGATCCTCTTTCTCGCAAACTCGATCGCCGCCGACGTGATCGACGTCGACACGCTGGTGTCCGGAGAGCAGCGCACGGGGCTGTACTTCGCGGTCTGGGGAATGGTGACGAAGCTGTCGCTTGCGCTCGGCGTTCTGCTCGGAACGACACTGCCGGCCGCCTTCGGCTACGATCCATCCAGCGACGTGGCGACACTTCCCGTGCAGGCTTGGCTGATGGCGATCTATGGAGGCGTCCCCGCGATTCTCATGGCAGTCGGCGCTCTCTTTCTGCGACACTTCCCGATTACGCGCGAGCGTCACGACGAGGTGCGCATTGCGTTGGAAGCGCGGCGAGCGGCCGTGGGGGGCAGGGCCGGCGGGGGATGCGTCGCTATGGGAGATGAGAAATGA
- a CDS encoding PAS domain S-box protein, whose product MAASFDEILGSSGANPALLRALADNSFDSILITDASKHGRIVYANRAFKKLTGYEPAEVIGETPRILQGAGTDRKVIARLSEALSSGGRFEGKAVNYKKDGTPFIMHWRVLPIRIGRRIQGWLAIQREAHIG is encoded by the coding sequence ATGGCGGCTTCGTTCGACGAGATCCTCGGTAGCAGCGGCGCAAACCCAGCTCTCTTGCGCGCACTCGCCGACAACAGCTTCGACTCGATCCTGATCACCGATGCCTCCAAGCATGGGCGGATCGTCTATGCCAACAGGGCGTTCAAGAAGCTCACCGGCTACGAGCCGGCCGAGGTGATCGGTGAGACGCCGCGCATTCTGCAGGGCGCGGGAACCGACCGAAAGGTCATCGCTCGTCTCTCGGAGGCGCTCTCCTCCGGCGGCCGTTTCGAGGGCAAGGCGGTGAACTACAAGAAGGACGGCACGCCGTTCATCATGCACTGGCGCGTCCTGCCCATCCGGATCGGGCGCCGCATCCAGGGGTGGCTCGCCATCCAACGCGAAGCACACATCGGCTAG
- a CDS encoding helix-turn-helix transcriptional regulator, which translates to MNGPEGHPATILASARQGAGLSLRAAAERAGTSHSTLVAYEKGRKTPTVTTFLRLLTAFGYATDIELSPRIREQDGYPRGDELRAVLELAAHFPTRHTKTLRYPKFGAT; encoded by the coding sequence ATGAACGGACCCGAGGGGCATCCGGCTACGATCCTCGCTTCCGCACGTCAGGGAGCCGGCCTCTCTTTGCGTGCCGCCGCCGAGCGGGCGGGGACCTCGCATTCGACGCTCGTCGCGTACGAAAAGGGACGCAAGACGCCCACGGTCACGACGTTTCTACGGCTCCTAACCGCCTTCGGGTACGCCACCGACATCGAGCTGTCGCCACGAATTCGCGAGCAAGACGGCTACCCGCGCGGCGACGAACTCCGCGCCGTGCTCGAGTTGGCCGCACACTTCCCAACGCGCCATACGAAGACGCTTCGCTACCCGAAGTTCGGCGCGACATGA
- a CDS encoding type II CAAX endopeptidase family protein, with protein MRVAAATSSGKGAIALGMAALWAVGAWLSHPLGIWPAVGGTALLLGITAVFLQGPEIRAALGLDPRALSIGFAAGAFMAAATYLLFPPVTRAAPELLAGVVRLYVDFGHLGPAALFVALPIVVACEEIVWRGVIYGALVDRVPWPLAVIAGTALYAIAHAPIGSTALVLACLGAGICWNTLRYETGSLTAVFVAHMVWDAALLVFWPLVGTSIE; from the coding sequence TTGAGAGTCGCGGCGGCGACCAGTTCGGGCAAGGGGGCGATCGCGCTCGGCATGGCGGCGCTATGGGCCGTCGGCGCCTGGCTGTCGCACCCGCTCGGAATCTGGCCGGCGGTGGGCGGAACCGCGTTACTGCTCGGCATCACCGCGGTCTTCCTCCAAGGACCCGAAATCCGCGCGGCTCTCGGCCTAGACCCGAGAGCACTTTCAATCGGCTTTGCCGCCGGCGCCTTCATGGCCGCAGCGACCTATCTCCTGTTTCCGCCCGTCACCCGCGCCGCGCCCGAGCTTCTCGCCGGCGTCGTCCGGCTCTACGTCGACTTCGGCCACCTGGGTCCCGCAGCACTGTTCGTCGCACTCCCCATCGTCGTCGCCTGCGAGGAAATCGTCTGGCGCGGTGTCATCTACGGTGCGCTCGTCGACCGCGTGCCCTGGCCCCTCGCCGTCATCGCCGGCACCGCGCTTTACGCCATCGCGCACGCTCCGATCGGCTCGACGGCCCTAGTCCTCGCCTGTCTCGGCGCCGGCATCTGCTGGAACACCTTGCGCTACGAGACCGGCAGCCTCACCGCGGTGTTCGTCGCGCACATGGTCTGGGACGCAGCGCTGCTCGTTTTTTGGCCGTTGGTTGGGACGAGCATCGAGTGA
- a CDS encoding phytanoyl-CoA dioxygenase family protein — MAIKTFFDATDTNDTRELRFIPADPANARTLTREQIEHYNENGFISGLPAFDSAEITRIRSYLDDLLEKVLSAQDRRNSYSINAYHMVCAGIYDMLLQPVLLDYVQDILGTNFGCWGNHLFCKLPGDPMQVPLHQDGAYWPISPSRTVTVWLAVDEADEENAAMQFVPGSHLRGAIDHEDLPLDGTRVLKRQAVGPGSLGERFTNALAAGEVSLHSDLLLHGSERNDSNSRRAGMTFRYAAAEVAPLRGSEYWFAPCVHCRGDLPAHWPHRRRPDGEHPEKMAEFFGDFDGLPLPNAG, encoded by the coding sequence TTGGCGATCAAGACCTTCTTCGACGCAACGGACACGAACGACACGCGCGAGCTACGCTTCATCCCAGCCGACCCCGCGAACGCCCGCACGCTCACCCGCGAACAGATCGAGCACTACAACGAGAACGGCTTCATCAGCGGCCTTCCCGCCTTCGACTCGGCGGAGATCACGCGGATCCGCAGCTATCTCGACGATCTACTGGAGAAGGTTCTTTCCGCGCAAGATCGTCGCAACTCGTATTCGATCAACGCCTACCACATGGTCTGCGCGGGAATTTACGACATGCTGCTGCAGCCGGTTCTGCTCGACTACGTGCAGGACATCCTCGGAACGAACTTCGGCTGCTGGGGGAACCACCTCTTCTGCAAACTCCCCGGCGACCCGATGCAGGTGCCGCTCCATCAAGACGGCGCCTACTGGCCGATCAGCCCGTCGCGTACCGTTACCGTCTGGCTCGCCGTCGACGAGGCGGACGAAGAGAACGCGGCGATGCAGTTCGTTCCCGGCAGCCATCTGCGCGGCGCGATCGACCACGAAGACCTACCTCTCGACGGCACGCGTGTCTTGAAGCGACAGGCCGTCGGGCCTGGAAGCCTGGGAGAGCGGTTCACCAACGCACTCGCAGCCGGCGAGGTCTCTCTGCATTCCGACTTGCTCCTGCACGGGTCCGAACGGAACGACTCCAACAGTCGACGCGCCGGGATGACCTTTCGCTACGCTGCCGCGGAAGTCGCGCCACTCCGAGGAAGCGAGTACTGGTTCGCTCCCTGCGTGCACTGTCGCGGCGATCTGCCGGCACACTGGCCGCATCGGCGGCGGCCCGACGGGGAACACCCAGAGAAGATGGCGGAGTTCTTCGGCGACTTCGACGGCCTTCCGCTTCCGAACGCGGGCTGA